The window TCAGCTTGTCTCTTTGAAGGTTCCGTCTATTGCGGCATATCTATTCTGCGCTTTCTTCAGTTTACAAGTTCTTCTTGGCATCATCAAAGTGAAAAGATTGGATCAAAGGGAGCGGTTAATAACAGGAACTGCTTAAGTAAATGGTGAGCGACTTTACCTTGATTTTTGTAATAgataatcataaatttaatacaaaagagGGAGATGATACATCAAAGCAAGCAGAAGTAAAGATCGGCCAGAATAAAATGCAACAAATCCATCACAGTTCAAACTCATCCAATTCAACACGCTGAATAAGAAAAACCCAAAAGATCCCACTCGATATGAAGTCCAAATAGTAGTGTAGTTTTTTGGTTTAGGATTTTGGAAACTCgatattcataaaatattattcgtgatccaaattatagtgtaattttttgttttaggattttttttttcttccgtCATGATCAAAACACTTTTTAGACAATGAACAAATTATgccaaacataacaaatgtagatttttggatcatgatccacATGGGAAAATGGTATACCAAAACAGCCCAATAACAGTCTTGATTAGGAATTCAAGTTTTATAAAAGCTCAGTTAATTTGTTAATAGCTACGTGAATAAGGTTTGGTGTAAGCAGCTGAGTCTTGGAAGGTTAATCCTAATCCATGTCCTATCTGTCAAATTCCTGACTATGCATGCATATGAAGTTCAAACAATAGAGTTCTTCATATGATCTATTATTATACTTGGTGGTGAAAATGTTTATATGCTATGTTCTTGAAGGAGGCAGTTATGTTTGGAAATATGCAGGTAGGTTGTTGGAACAAATATACTTCATACGAAATTCCATGCTAAGTGAATGACCAAAAAAGAGGCGGAGGGGGGGTTAACAACATCGTTAGTGGTGCCGATGAATTATGCATTCCACTCTCCTCCTGCTTATTGATTAAAAGATATATGGGTAAAGGTTATTTGGGTAAGTCAATTATCTATAAACATTTAGATAATATTTGTGTAGTAACTCAAGGCTGGCTAATCATATATGTTGTTTACTGATCATCATCACCATAGTAGGTGATTCCAGTATGTGTTTGTGTATTTGATGGATGATAAGTTAACTGTTTATAGtagaaaaataaatgtgattGTACCATACAAGTGGGTTTGTGTCTCTTTCATGTATACATGTTTGCCAACTTGATGCTGAAATATTTGGCTCAGTTTTCCATATAGGGATTAGTGTGTTCCTATTTGAGTTTCTTCAACAGATGGATGAATTATCACACTATGAACCAACTGAAAGAAATTTATCTTGTAAGTATATACATATAAGGACTAAAGTCTAAactaagttattattttaagtagcTAGAAGTGGGTGTACACCAGCTAGCTTGGTTCCCCAaaagagttaaaaataaatacccTTCACCTcaaaagagttaaaataatagcttggttattattttattaaagaagGGTTTTGAGTGTTATATACAAGTTGaacagaagaagaaaaatcattttattattagtagtagtagtagtagtaggaAAGCTGACTATGATTTTTGTGTGTTGAATGAGAATTTGTATGGGTTATGAATTGtgagtttttgtttgttttgtgaTCATAACTTTTTATGATTACAATGTCATAacttatattaaattgtttttttctttctttttttataattttcagttttcacaacaaattcaaaaaaaatattattattattattaaaaagaggTATGTGGATGTGAGTTTGGCTAAAGAAAGAGTGGGAAAGTATATTTGGGTTACATTCACCGGTTCATCTATCTTCCATTGAGATTCTTTTTCAACAAGTAGGAAAAACAAGTTTCCTTTTATGACATGTCTTTTTTACACTTTCATAAGAATTCCTTTGAttgaaatattgattttttttttttttgtaagaagaATGAATCTATAAGACTAGACAAAGATTATGTCAATAACATTACTTATCTGAAACAACTTCTTCCAATGTAGAATGAATCTAGACAAAGAATATGTCAAATAACATTACTTATCCGAATCAACAACTCCTCTTCCTTCCAATTCCGTGATTCATccctttttaatttaaacttgtCGTATTTAGACAGCGTAAGAAAATTTCTTTATCGTATTTAGAAAACGTGAGGAAATTTCTTTATCCAATGATGCAAAATTcttttaaaagtatattatatattaagttgtattttataaataaataaaaaacttatttggaaatatcaaatttttttattaaaaagagtataaattaatatgatttattgAATCAAATTGTGTAAGTTAAAAAAGCTTAAGTgagaaaacataaataaatttaagtttaatatatatatatatatatatatattttatttaaattgtgattatttttattcttagcTTTGACTTGAGAGTTGGCTTGAGCAGgtcaatattttttatctataaagATTTTGAGCagataaaaaagagaaatcgGTGCGGTCTGGTCCGGTCCGTTCTTGTTTGGTTCATAATACTGGTGCTTTACAGACTGTACTTAAACTTGGTATTCTCCAATCACCTATTGCCACGTcatcaaaaattataattatacttaattaattaatcctcTTCTTCGTTTGTCCTGAAATTTTAAAACCCTAAAAATTCGCTGGTTTTAAGTCTTGTTATTCATActactagtatatatatatatataaaaaggtgtatcaatcaatcaattcaatcAATTTGGTGTTACCATATTAAAACCCTAAAAATTCCTTCTCTTCTTCCACTTTCTCTAGTTGAATATTCTTCCCACCATTGCTGAGCTTGCACATTCTCTGTTTTGACTGTGCGTTGTTATTGTTGCGTCTTCTGGTCTGTTTTAGATAGATGCTTCCTTCTGTCGGCCTACCATAAAGTAATGGCGAGTTCATCTTCTCATTTTCATCAAATGATGTGGGATGCTTAGTCTTCTTCTTCGCCCTCACATTGTCTGCCAAAATGAGTTTCACTCTAGTAACTGCACCTCATTTACTTTCACTTCTCTTTTGCGTTGGCGGCCTACTCCTCGTCGCTGCTTCAGAAGATGAGATGCGATCTCTTTTCGAGTTCAAGAAAGGTATACAACAAGATCCGCTCAGTAAGGTGTGGAATTCCTGGACTCCATCTTCTACAGATCCCAACTCCTGTCCTGACTCCTTCTACGGTGTTTCCTGCGACGATAACGGAAATGTCACCGCCATTGAGCTCGATAGGCTTGGTTTAGTTGGTGATTTGAAGTTCGCCACCCTTATCAATCTAAAAAAGCTCACAACTCTCAGCCTCTCTGGAAATTCTCTCTCTGGACGTCTGGTACCTGCATTAGGTTTGATTACTTCTTTGCAGCATTTGGATCTGTCAGACAATCAGTTTTACGGTCCTATCCCAGATCGGATCAATGGTCTATTGGGGTTGATTTATCTCAATTTGTCGTCAAACAACTTTACTGGTGGATTTCCCAATCAAATCCACGATCTACAGCAACTGAAGGTCTTAGATTTACACTCAAATGAGTTATGGGGAGACATCCAGGGATTATTCTCTCAACTTGGGAATGTCGAGCATGTTGACTTGAGCCATAACAAGTTCTATGGGTCTCTTTCGATGAACTGGGGCAACATTTCAAACTTGCCAAATACTCTGCGCCATTTGAATTTGAGTCATAATGGATTGGCTGGTGAGTTTTTCGGCAGCAGCAGCAGCGAATCCGTTCCAATGTTCTGGAACTTGGAAGTGTTAGACTTGAGTTATAACCAGTTGACTGGGTTTCTACAAGCATTTAGGTCACTACCAAGGCTTCGCATTTTAAGACTAGGGGGCAATCAACTATTTGGTTCAATCGCGGAAGAGTTGCTTGAAAATTTTATTCCATTGGAAGAACTAGACCTCAGTAGCAATGGGTTTTCAGGTAAAGGCTGCTAAACTTGCTCAACATAATTTTCCTTTCTGATGCTTCTCTGTTTAAAGACTGTAACGATATTTAAGCTGTGATGAACTTGTAAAATTCACCTCCTTATTCATTTACACTTATATATGTTGTATTCTAGTTGCAAGTTTATATCTTAAAAGTGTATTTTTATGCTTTATTAACCTCTGTATCTGATAAGCCtagaaatataattaacctaGGTGAGTGACATCTAATTGTTTTGCTTTATTCAAATATACAGGTTCTATAAGTCTCATTAATTCAACGACATTGAGGGCCTTGAATCTTTCATCAAATTCACTATCTGGCTCTTTGCCTTCTTCTGTGGGTGGAGCTGTTGTTGTTCTGGATCTCAGCTATAACATGTTCACAGATGATATCTCCGTCATGAAAACATGGGAATCCTCTTTGGATATTCTTGACTTGAGTTCAAATAAGTTGTCTGGAGCCATTCCAAGTGTGTCATCCTCATTCCAAACCTTTACCACCCTCATTCTTAGAAATAACTCTTTAGTAGGTAACATTCCACATGTACTATGGTCCTCACCAAGGCTGTCTACACTAGATCTGAGCTTGAATAAACTCGGTGGACCTATTCCTCCCGGTTTATTGACTTCTGCAACCATGACAAATCTGAACCTCTCTGGGAATCATTTTACAGGAACTATTCCCTTTCAAGGCTCACATGCTAGCGGCTTATTATCTCTACCTTCATATCCACCATTAGAGTCCCTTGATCTTTCTGATAACTCCTTAACGGGTATCTTACCTTCAGATGTTGGAGACTTGGGCCGGCTTAACTTGCTTAATCTTGCAATGAACAGTTTATCAGGACAAATACCTGGTGAATTGAGTAAGCTTGTTGAGTTAGATTACCTCGATTTGTCTGCAAACAGTTTCAGTGGTGCAATCCCTAGTAACCTTCCGTCAAGTTTGAAGTTCTTAAATTTGTCTTACAATGCTCTTTCTGGATCTATTCCTAAAAGTTTAAGGAATTTCTCTGTTAGTTCATTTCGTCCAGGAAATGATCAGTTGATCGGGTTGGATTACAAACCAAACCAGAACAATATCCCTGGAAAAACTCATAATTCGAGCAACAAAAGAATAGCTATAATTGTTGCCTCGATTGGTGGCACTTTGCTGATTGCCTTTGCTCTACTTGCTTATTATCGAGCTCAAGTGAAGGATTTCCATGTAAGAGGTGGATTTGGTGGCCAAGCTGCTAATAGCAACACTATATTAGGAGGTTTCTCGAACGATAATTTACTAACTTCTAAATCAAGATCATTACCGTCAGGTCCTTCGCCTGAGGGAGGAGTAGCTACTACTTCATCCGCAGCTGCGATCCCCAGTATCATAGAAAGTCGGTCTGTTGTTCCAGGAAGAAAGTCCTCTTCAGGTTCTTCCCCAGTATCTTCATCACCACGTTTTATTGAACAATCTGTGAGGCTAGATGTTGATTCACCAGATCGGTTGGTTGGGGAACTCTTCTTTTTGGACACTTGGTTGGCATTCACTGCCGAGGAGTTATCACGTGCTCCAGCAGAAGTTTTGGGTAGGAGCAGTCACGGCACTTTATACAAAGCCACTCTAGATAGTGGGCATATGCTGAGTGTGAAGTGGTTGAGGGTTGGATTGGTGAAACAGAAGAAAGAATTTGCCAAGGAAGTTAAAAAGCTTGGTTCAATGAGACATCCAAATATAGTTCCACTAAGGGCGTATTATTGGGGTCCAAGAGAACAAGAAAGGCTTATTCTAGCTGATTACATCCACGGAGATAACTTGGCACTACATCTTTATGGTAAGTTCTTTTGAAATCAAAGTTTCTATACTCAAAATGCATTTTTTGGAAAGAAACCTGACTAAAAGTtgattatttgagttaaatgattaaaataagtctttctctttaatattttaatacattacAATAAGAAAGTTGATGATTTGAGGGATGATTGGAtaagattaataaatatgatgaaATCACACTCACTAACCATGTGTATGATTATAATGATTTATGAATACAGAGACTACACCTAGAAGATACTCGGCTTTGTCTTTGATTCAGAGATTGAAAGTAGCTGTTGATGTTGCTACATGCCTAAGCTATCTTCATGTCAGAGGGCTTCCTCATGGAAATTTGAAGCcaacaaacataataataataatggaatCTGGTTCAAATAATTTAGATGCTAGGCTTACGGATTACGGGCTTCACAAGCTAATGACACCGGCAGGCATCTCGGAACAGATATTAAACCTAGGAGCGCTAGGTTATCGTGCTCCCGAGCTAGTTAGTGCTGCGACATTGAAGGGAGATGTTTATTCATTTGGAGTTATTTTAATGGAGTTGTTGACGAGAAGGAGCGCCGGGGACATCATCTCCGGTCAGTCTGGTGCTGTTGATCTGACGGATTGGGTTCGTCTTTGTGATCAAGAAGGGCGTGGAATTGATTGCATTGATAGGGATATTGCTGGCGGCGGTGGTGGTGGAGTGGTGGATGAAATGCTGGCGATATCGCTGCGATGTATTCTTCCTGTAAATCAAAGACCTAATATGAAACAAGTCTGTGAGGGTCTCTCTTCGATTGTTACTGTTTGATGATGATCTGATGAtatctgctgctgctgctgttggtgtaaatgttgatACTTGTTCTATTGGTGGTGTTCCAATTAgccttcatttttttaatcttatctgGGCTAATCCTCTCATTctttttttgtctttttgtaAAGTGACAGACAGAATCAACCCATTTGGTTGATCGATCGATTGATATTGGctatttattatttgtgtaCCAAGTAGAAAAACTTGCAAAAGTTAGTTTTCATTTATGAGCCaagttctttttctttttccccCTGTAAATTGTTTAAATCACTTGTTATTGATGTTCAATTCTTACCTTTTCAACTCAACTTCTTCATTTAAGGagttttatttaagaatttttaatttatgaaatagctgacttttcttttctttctttttttttataaatcaattatcTATTGTGTTATCATTTGTTTACATAGCAAATTGTCTAATATTTGCtcagattattttattttaaaagaaatttgatttagtttttaataaaaatttaacataaaatttttggtctcttcaaataaaaataagttatttgacaCTTGAATGATTCTGAATTAAGATAATTTGACAACTAGACTATATATATCTCAATCTTATAGCCACgtaaatataactatttttattcattttaatatttacaattcATCACTGTAAGTTTATAAATAAGCAccaattaaaattaagttaaattattttattatatatttatattatttaaaattaaaaaaaaaaggttacaTAGTCCTTATTCCATTACATACTCTGAGCATCTGAGTTGGCCTGGATACTTTTAGCAACCACCCACCCAGATataatgaattgaattgaattaaattaaattaattaatagtattatttttctgtagataaatatataaataaataaataaataaataaaaaagattagctgttttttgtttagaaaaaatgAAGACGGGCATTAAACTCACAAAGACACAAACAGGTTATGCCCACCCACGTGCATAATATTGTGATTTCATTTATGTTcggttatatatttattattttaatgtatttttttataattaaaacttaagaacaaaaaaaaatattatataaaaactgcACATAAATGATAAAACGTCCAACAACGTGTCTTTGGTTCTTCTAGTTGGACAAAAATAAACTAGACTTGGAAAAGATACCATTTTGTTAAATCAAACCGAGCTTATCCATTGttgttttgttttagaaaaacaCCATTTGAGATAGGCTTTCCAACCATATATGAGATCAAATCcatattaactattatttattaaaattataatttattctctgaaataataaaagatgatttatttagtttatGCCATTTTTAATAGAAATCAAAACTAAACTTTTGCCATTTTAAGTAAGTAAAATTATGTCAACTTTTTAACTACATATGTTAATTTCAATAgagaatgtttatttatttaaaaatcttacACTTACTCACTTAagtcaattatatttatatatttattatttgaattacaaacttttaaatttaataactattagtattaaaaatatatacatatatatgttcTGAAGAAGTTTGATATGCAGCATATAAATTCcctgaattataaaaataagaataattaattaggcAAAATGGCTATTATTTTGGACCGGGTTTATTTTATAGAAACGGTATGCACTCGGCGCAAGTTAGCACTTCGATCAGCACCATCTTCCGGTTCACTCAAGGTTGCAGCCGGCGGCGCGGCGCGGCGCGTTACTAGCCGGAGCTTCCTTCGTGTCCCCACCATTTCCCAGAGTTATGGCAAAcgaatagaagaagaagaagaagacaaaacGAACCCAAATTCCATCTCTCTTACATTTCTGGCTGTCTCTTTTCTCATTTCATGCAATTAATAGCTCCCCCTCTGCAAGCCCTAACTGGAGTTCGTCGCCTTTTCGTTTTCCTTACTTATGGGTGAAAACATTCAGCCCTCTGCTGGATTTTCTTCTGGACTGGCTGTGCTTTTGAATGGTGGTGAGAATAGCAATACAACTTCtgacaagaagaagaagaagaataagaaccGTCTTATTTCTTGCTGTGATGATTTTGGAGACCAGTCATTGGACCGTACTCTAGAACATATATTTGATATCCCTTGTAAAACTCTTAGTTATGTAACAAGTCCTATCGATGTTGCTACAGTAGTTTCCATTATAAGGAATCATTTCTGGAAATATCATGTAAATTTTAACAATGCTGCCggaaatggagatggagatggtgTTTCTATTTCCTATGATGGTTATGGATCATCTCATACTGTTGTTACCATTGAAGAATCTAGCATATGTGGTGATATTCAAGTTGTCAAGCCTCCTTCACTTTTGGAAAGCACGAAAATGTTTAGTAGTGCAAGGGCGAATGCTTGTGTGTGGAAAGGGAAATGGATGTATGAAGTAACTCTTGAAACTGCTGGTATACAACAGATTGGTTGGACAACTCTGTCCTGTAATTTTACTGATCATAAGGGTGTGGGAGATGTGGATGACTCTTATGCGTTTGATGGGAAACGAGTCAGCAAGTGGAATAAAAAGGCAGAGCCATATGGCCAGTTATGGGTGGTTGGGGATATAATTGGCTGTTGCATAgatttggatcatgatcaaaTTGCGTTTTATCGTAATGGTGCACCACTTGGAATAGCTTTTCATGATATCCGAAAGATGGTACCTGGTCTAGGGTATTATCCTGCAATTTCACTTTCTCAAGGTGAACGCTGTGAGTTAAATTTTGGGGTTCGTCCTTTTAGATACCCTATTGAAGGTTTTCTTCCTATTCAACCTCCTCCATCTTGCAGTTATGTTGTTACTCATTTATTGAATTGCTTCTCAAGGTTGTTAGACATTGAATTTAACCATGTTGAGAAATTGAGAAGTCTGAAAAGGTTTTTCCCATTTGAAAAACTATTTGATGCTGTTGCCCGTGGAATCTGTGAAGAGCTCTTCACTGCAATTGATCTAGATGCATTTGGTATAGAGTATGTAGTGTGGGGTCCGCTatcatcatttattttgaaGGCTTTTGGGCTGCATCCGCCACATGACTATAGGACTTTGGATAGGATACTCAACGTGTTTCTAGAATTTGGAGGATCAGTGGTGATGTTTGAACATCTTTTGGACGCTCTTTCATATTTCTGCAAAACTGCTTCGATGATTTTGACTGAATGCCCTTATACAGGATCATATCTCTATTTGGCATTGGCATGTCACATACTGAAAAGGAAAGAGTTGTTGGTAATTTGGTGGAAGTCAAAATATTCCGAGTTTATGCTTGAAGGTTTTCTGTCAAGGAAGAGCCCAAATAAGCAGGACCTCCATTGTTTAATGCCTTATGTCTGGTGGCCCGGTTCATCTGAAGACCTGTCCAATGAGAAGAGCATGGCACTTTCTAGTACGGCCTTGTCTGAAGCAGTTAATGTGGTATGCTTTTTTATATTTGCTGATAAACATCAAATTGCTAACTATAGAACTCTAATCATAATCTTAATTACTTCTGAAGTAGTTCATATGATGCGAAGTGTGCTATAGGTTTTTGTGCTACAGATTAGATTATTCAATATGAATAATTTCTGATCTCATATAAGCTCTCTTCTGACCATTCAAGGTCtttctgtttttttatattttttgcttTGTTAATAATTCTACATCTGCGCACTTTCTTATTTGTAAAACCTTGGACGCATCTGTTTCTTTCCTTTCAATGTCCGTTCATATCCCATTACCGGCGAACTTGTATATAACTTGAATGTAGCTAAACATGGGATGACATAACTCTAGAGTTGAGTCATTCTGTTCTAAATGGAAGGATGACTTATCATAATGTATTCAAGATTACTTGACTAACTTCTAGATTTAGGATTGTTTCCAGTTGCAATCTTTGGATTCTGCTTGTATTAAGCTATTTGATGTATGTGAATAACTGATTGATCTTTGTATGATGGAATTGTGATTACGGATGGTTACTCGTTCATCATTTAGCTATGTATTCATTAATACTAGAATCTTCTGtccctttttattattttttctacgCCTACTTGATTAACAACAAACAGTGACATATACATACTGTTTGCAGATTGAAGACAAACATAGGGATCTGTGTCGCTTAGTGATGCAGTTCATACCGCCTACATCTACGTCTCCTCCACAGTTACCTGGTTCCGTGTTCAGGACGCTTTTGCAAAAACTTCTACTTAAAAGTAGGGGATCTGATCGCAGCTTACCACCCCTTGGTGTTTCTAGCAACTCTGTTCTTGTGTCTTTGTTTTCTGTCATACTGCACTTTTTGTCAGAAGGCTTTGCAACAGGGGAACTGAAGGGTTGCATGAGTAATTCAAGATCAGATGTTGGGTTCCTTCATCGAGGCGGTCAACAAAGCTTTCCCATGAGCTTGTTTCTGAAGAATGATCCACAACGAATTGATATCCCCAGACTTGGAGGTTCTTATAGTCATTTAGCAAAATCCTTTCCTTCAAATGTTGATCAGGAAACAGAGATGATCCAGTGGGAAGAAGGGTGCATGGATGAAGAGGAAACTCGAGCAACACATTTAAGGATACAAAAGCCTTGTTGTTGTTCGGTATATGATGACGAATTCTCAAAAACTTTTCAAAGTCCTGTTAGATTAACTACTAAAGCTTCTCAAGACCATTGTGGTGCCATTGCAGAGAGATCTGCTCATGTTGCTGCTGAATGCAGTAACAGAAGTTTGAATGATGTGATGGGTGATAAGCCAAGCTCCAGTGATAGGCTCGAAtctgattatatttattttcccAAGCAGCAAATGCGGATGATAACATCAGAGTGCAATGTATCTTCTGTAATGCTAAGGGAAGAGGAACTTCTTGATGCCATGCTCCTTTTATATCATTTAGGTCTTGCTTCAAACTTTAAGCAGGTGAGAAATAATGCATGGATTTCATAGACCTTTATCTTATGATGTGAATAAAAGTTTATTCCCTTGTGTTGTTTCTGTGGTTATATCTACTCTGGAGATTACTTTTAATATACCCTTCTTGCTGGAACAGTTTGCCTTTTGCAGGGCAAAATGAATTGTTTTAGGCTTGACTAAAATGTTATGGATCGTTCTTTTATGAAAATCTGAACCACTAGGGTGTTTATTCCTTTCCTGTTTACTGTTAACAGGACCTCTTTTAGATGAGTTCTAACTTTCTGGCTGTACTTTGTGATGAAATTTGTATATGTACATCAGTTTCTCATGTGTATGTGTGTCAAGTCCCGATTCTGCACTATGTATTTGTATAGTATGCTTACCTGGTTATGcctatacataaataaatatatctatttataCGCATTTGTGGATCTATGTTCTTATCTTGAATAGCTATTTTACATCATAGGCATCATTCTACATGTCCCATCAGACTCAAGCAATCTCTCTTCTGGAGGAAACTGATAAACAAATAAGAGACCGAGCTTGTGGGGAGCAATTAAAGCGCTTGAAGGAAGCTCGTAGTTTCTATCGAGAAGAAGTTATGGATTGTGTCAGAAACAATGCATGGTTAGATCATATTCTTTAGTATGCATAGATTACTTCTCCATAATGTTAAGTGTGATATAAGATATTTGAAGACCATATTTATAACTTATGTAGCTTAATGCTTCTTGAGTAATATGATACTTTCTTATCAGTTTGCTTACTGTTTTTCAAGTGcttttgtttttctaaaatttgttAGTTTCTTCTTTATACTGCATCTGacattaacattaaaaattgtTGATACTTCTCtcagtatttattttttattactatcaCTACATTATGATTCAAATTGTCCTTTTTCATGATGCATTCTGTACATGCTGCTAACCAGTGCTTAGGACTGAGATCCTGAGCACAATGACATTTGAAAGCTTGGTGCAGTTTCTTCTACAATTActtattactttaatttaatgGTCTCATTTTAATAGAACTCTCTAACATATGCTTCATTAGCTTATATCTGCTTGCCTAGATACTTGTAATGTAAGAGTCTAACAATATAGAGTTCTTTTACTTTCTCTTTAGCAGCTGGTAGGCATGTTCAATGCTATTGTTTATGACTTTACTGCAATTCGTCTTTTCGGCTACTAGAGGATTGTTATTATTTGCTCTTgcacattattattttctcttgtGCATCTTATCTCTCTTAGCATTGTTTGATTCATATGAAGAAGTCAACCTTCTTTGGGTTttcagtttatatatataaaaggacattttcttaattttagaTTTCGTTTTTTTTATTCTAGGTACCGTATCTCTCTGCTCTCAAGGTGGAAGCAAAGGGGGATGTATGCTGCGTGCATGTGGATTGTTCAATTGCTTCTGACTCTCAGCAATGCTGATCCTCTGTTTGCTTACATTCCAGAATTTTACTTGGAAACAATGGTAAATTATTTTCCTCTTTTTACATCTAAAGAGATTTCACAGAGCATTTTTGCATAAGTTCTGTTATCTTCATATTATATTGGTGGTAGATTACTTAGTTGATCCAAGAAATTGCCGTCAAACTCTTGGGACAAGGTCCTTGTGTGACTCATTAGTGTACTACAACATATTTCTTGATTTCCTGCTGTATTTTTTCAAAGGTTTGTGCATGCTTGTTCTCTAGTGAAGCATGTCTCTGGTGACGCCCCAATCTTTAACATGGGAATTGAAACGCCTATGGTTAGAAGttgaacaataataaattagatttgGAAGCGATGTTCCTTACAGTGTTGTTCTTTTTTCATGCACTAAACCTTGGAATGTGGTATGAATAGAAAATTCCTTTAGTAGTATGTGCTGATAGATCTTCTGCTGAGTAACTTTtggaattaaataaataaggggATTTGTGGCATTTTACAAAATGTAAACCCTTTTCGaccaaaaaaaatgtaaacCTCTAACATcaccaacaaaaatattttgtgtattcc is drawn from Impatiens glandulifera chromosome 3, dImpGla2.1, whole genome shotgun sequence and contains these coding sequences:
- the LOC124931107 gene encoding probable inactive receptor kinase At5g10020; its protein translation is MSFTLVTAPHLLSLLFCVGGLLLVAASEDEMRSLFEFKKGIQQDPLSKVWNSWTPSSTDPNSCPDSFYGVSCDDNGNVTAIELDRLGLVGDLKFATLINLKKLTTLSLSGNSLSGRLVPALGLITSLQHLDLSDNQFYGPIPDRINGLLGLIYLNLSSNNFTGGFPNQIHDLQQLKVLDLHSNELWGDIQGLFSQLGNVEHVDLSHNKFYGSLSMNWGNISNLPNTLRHLNLSHNGLAGEFFGSSSSESVPMFWNLEVLDLSYNQLTGFLQAFRSLPRLRILRLGGNQLFGSIAEELLENFIPLEELDLSSNGFSGSISLINSTTLRALNLSSNSLSGSLPSSVGGAVVVLDLSYNMFTDDISVMKTWESSLDILDLSSNKLSGAIPSVSSSFQTFTTLILRNNSLVGNIPHVLWSSPRLSTLDLSLNKLGGPIPPGLLTSATMTNLNLSGNHFTGTIPFQGSHASGLLSLPSYPPLESLDLSDNSLTGILPSDVGDLGRLNLLNLAMNSLSGQIPGELSKLVELDYLDLSANSFSGAIPSNLPSSLKFLNLSYNALSGSIPKSLRNFSVSSFRPGNDQLIGLDYKPNQNNIPGKTHNSSNKRIAIIVASIGGTLLIAFALLAYYRAQVKDFHVRGGFGGQAANSNTILGGFSNDNLLTSKSRSLPSGPSPEGGVATTSSAAAIPSIIESRSVVPGRKSSSGSSPVSSSPRFIEQSVRLDVDSPDRLVGELFFLDTWLAFTAEELSRAPAEVLGRSSHGTLYKATLDSGHMLSVKWLRVGLVKQKKEFAKEVKKLGSMRHPNIVPLRAYYWGPREQERLILADYIHGDNLALHLYETTPRRYSALSLIQRLKVAVDVATCLSYLHVRGLPHGNLKPTNIIIIMESGSNNLDARLTDYGLHKLMTPAGISEQILNLGALGYRAPELVSAATLKGDVYSFGVILMELLTRRSAGDIISGQSGAVDLTDWVRLCDQEGRGIDCIDRDIAGGGGGGVVDEMLAISLRCILPVNQRPNMKQVCEGLSSIVTV
- the LOC124929277 gene encoding E3 ubiquitin-protein ligase RKP-like, which codes for MGENIQPSAGFSSGLAVLLNGGENSNTTSDKKKKKNKNRLISCCDDFGDQSLDRTLEHIFDIPCKTLSYVTSPIDVATVVSIIRNHFWKYHVNFNNAAGNGDGDGVSISYDGYGSSHTVVTIEESSICGDIQVVKPPSLLESTKMFSSARANACVWKGKWMYEVTLETAGIQQIGWTTLSCNFTDHKGVGDVDDSYAFDGKRVSKWNKKAEPYGQLWVVGDIIGCCIDLDHDQIAFYRNGAPLGIAFHDIRKMVPGLGYYPAISLSQGERCELNFGVRPFRYPIEGFLPIQPPPSCSYVVTHLLNCFSRLLDIEFNHVEKLRSLKRFFPFEKLFDAVARGICEELFTAIDLDAFGIEYVVWGPLSSFILKAFGLHPPHDYRTLDRILNVFLEFGGSVVMFEHLLDALSYFCKTASMILTECPYTGSYLYLALACHILKRKELLVIWWKSKYSEFMLEGFLSRKSPNKQDLHCLMPYVWWPGSSEDLSNEKSMALSSTALSEAVNVIEDKHRDLCRLVMQFIPPTSTSPPQLPGSVFRTLLQKLLLKSRGSDRSLPPLGVSSNSVLVSLFSVILHFLSEGFATGELKGCMSNSRSDVGFLHRGGQQSFPMSLFLKNDPQRIDIPRLGGSYSHLAKSFPSNVDQETEMIQWEEGCMDEEETRATHLRIQKPCCCSVYDDEFSKTFQSPVRLTTKASQDHCGAIAERSAHVAAECSNRSLNDVMGDKPSSSDRLESDYIYFPKQQMRMITSECNVSSVMLREEELLDAMLLLYHLGLASNFKQASFYMSHQTQAISLLEETDKQIRDRACGEQLKRLKEARSFYREEVMDCVRNNAWYRISLLSRWKQRGMYAACMWIVQLLLTLSNADPLFAYIPEFYLETMVDCFHVLRKSDPPFAPAAIFINHGLASFVTFVVSHFDDSRISSVELRDLLLQSISALVQYKEFLAAFENNEAAIKRMPKSLLSSFDNRSWIPVTTILLRLCMGSGSSKHGESSTSSAVFQRLVQKACMEDKELFLIFINRLFNTLSWAMTEFSVLIRELQEKCKVFEFQQRKCSVIFDHSCNLARLLEFFTREIPQVFLSGADTNLRRLMELIIFILNYVASEKDPEVFELSVRRHGQTQEKINKGMILAPVVGIIVNLLDANVESDCNEKNDVVGVFASMDCLDTLLCGFQYLLEYNWVGPLIGDVCPSKLRQLEQLSALLINRAADSRLSEDGESAVDAATTDLVCCICYTCDADARFLPCSHVSCYGCISRHLLNCKRCFFCNATVVEIVNK